One Microplitis demolitor isolate Queensland-Clemson2020A chromosome 2, iyMicDemo2.1a, whole genome shotgun sequence DNA segment encodes these proteins:
- the LOC128667306 gene encoding GATA zinc finger domain-containing protein 15-like, whose protein sequence is NNNNNNNNNNNNNNNNNNNNNNNNNNNNNNNNNNNNNNNHNNNNNNNNNNNNNNNNNNNNNNNNNNNNNNNNNNNNNNNNNNNNNNN, encoded by the coding sequence aataataataataataataataataataataataataataataataataataataataataataataataataataataataataataataataataataataataataataataatcataataataataataataataataataataataataataataataataataataataataataataataataataataataataataataataataataataataataataataataataataataataataataataataat